In the Verrucomicrobiota bacterium genome, CCCACGAAATTGATTTCATTGAAGTAAAGATGAGCGATCCTTCTATGAAGCTTCAAGCCAACCGGGAAACCTTCGAAGACGTTCTATCCAGACTGATGGAAAACGCGCTGGAAAGTTACCACCGCTTCGATTGTGCGAATCCGATCATCCGGGTTGAAACGGATGTCGCAACTCACGATAATCGTCAGATGCTTCGTATCCAGGTAACTGATCGGGGAAAAGGAATCCGTGAAGATATCCGCGACAACATTTTCGAACCATTTGTAACTATCAAAGCCGGAATTGGTTGTGGCATGGGATTAACGGTTGCACAGCATTCGGTTCGTTCCTTGGGTGGTCAGCTAAGCATAGCAAACAACCCTGAAGGACAGGGAACGATTTCTACTTTTTTGCATCCTATACATGCAGCACATGAGCGTCTCGTCTAAAATTGGATTCTGGGGAAGCGGTAACATGGCCAGTGCCATGATGCGTGGATTGATTTCCAAACAAGTCGTCAAACCAGAACAAATCTATTGTATTAGTGAGTTTGGTCGCGGAGCTGGTGCCTTTGCAAAAGAGACCGGGGCAAATTCCCTGGGAAATTCTTCGGAGGACCTCATTGAAGCAAGTGACATTTTGGTGTTGGCCTTCAAGCCGCAACAACTGGATACACAGGCAGAGGCGGTTCAAAAAATAAACAACCGCCTGGTTCTATCTATTCTCGCGGGAACTTCATTGGAGAAACTGGCCCGAGCCATCCCCAACGCCGGGACCCTTGTCAGAACCATGCCCAACACTCCGGGCCGCATCAGCGAAGGAATTACCGCTTACTGCAGCAATAAAACACTTGAGGATTCCGATAAGGAAATACTGAAAGCAGTTTTAGGGAGCCTTGGACAAGTCTTTCAAATCGACGAAAGTATGATGGATGTCCACACAGCGGTGGCAGGCAGTGGCCCTGCTTACGTGTTCGAGTTTATTGCCGCATTGGCCGAGGCCGGAACACAAGAGGGACTTCCTCCCGAAATGGCGCTTCAAATAGCAAAACAAACGGTGTTTGGAGCGGCAGCCCTGGCAAAGCAGGCTGAGGAACACCCCGAAGAATTACGCAATCAGGTTACTTCAAAAGGCGGAACAACTCAAGCAGGCTTGGAAGCCATGTCTTCAGCCAATTTTAGAGAAATGATCAGGGACACCGTTCGTGCTGCAAAACTTCGCTCCATCGAAATGGGGAAATAAAAAAGCCCGGTAATTCACCGGGCCTTTTAAAAATAGATTAAGCTGAAGCCTATTCAGTGTCCCAGGGCTTGAGCTCTTCAACCGTCCACATACCACGTTGCCCTGTCTGCTCCCGAGCTTCGGCAACGACCGCGGCATCCACCGGACCGGACGTGTTACCCCACTCCTGGCGAACATAGGTAAGCACATGAGCAATCTTCTCGTCATTGAGAACAGATCCCAGAGGAGCCATAATAGAATTATACCCAGTACCTTTGACCATGATTGGACCTTGCATACCCGCCAACACAATGCGCGCCAATAATTGTGGATTCTTTGCAACCCACTCAGACTCGGCCAAAGGAGGAAATGCTCCAACCATCCCCTGTCCATTCACCTGGTGACATGCCATACAGTTTGTTTGGTAAATCTTTTTTCCTTCTTTAACAGGATCAAAAGCAGCAACTTCTCCAGCTCCAGCAGTGCCTGATCCACCGCCCAAATTAGCCATCTCACTGGCAATACTCGAAGACTCAAGATATTCATTGGAATCAAAGCCACCAGAAAATCTAGCCAGATAAATTACGGCCAGGATTATAGAAAAGACTATCGCAAGATAACCAATTGTTTCCGGTGAAATAAAAGTATTTTTATCGTTGAGTGAGACAAGATTTGAATCTTCGACCTCCTCAGATGATTTAAAATTGGATTGATCTTCGGTCATTACTTTATCCGCTTCGATTCAGGTAAGTCATAGTCCATATTTAAACTCTGCAAGTAAGCGACTAACGCCACGGCATCATCTGTTGGAACAATTTCAAATCCTTCAGCAGGCGTGTCATTGCCTACAAGGACAAGCGCGTTTGCAGAAAGAGTACCACTAAATTCTCTCTTCTTGAAGAGAAAAGGGTACGAGGGCATATTGGAAACTTCCGATACATCGCTGGGTTTATTTAAATGGGCGAAAAACCAGGCTGCATCATGTCGAGATCCCACGTTGGAAAGATCCGGACCAATACGCTTATTTCCAAGAATGACTTGATCCTGCAATACGTAGTCACGGGCTACTGATTGTCTTGATCCCCAATCACGGCCAAAATCTCCGCCGTATCCTGGACGACGAGTTTGTTGCGTGTGGCAAACCACACAGCCGAGTTCACGATAAACTTTTTGCCCACGACCAGCGAGCCCTTCGTGACCGATGATGATAACATCCTCATCGGATACCTTAAGGCTAGTTTCAAGCTCCGATGGGCTCAACTCTTTTGCTCCTTGAAGGAGGAGGAAATACGAGGAACTTGTGATTCCGATCAATAACACAAAGAATAAGGAAGCAAAACTTTTCATGACTCAACTCCTCCCACAGCATCCTCTTCGGCTCGCGTAAGATCCTCTATACAGGATTCAACATCGGCCCTCATTATCACTATTACGTTTAAAATCAATGCGAGGTGACCAATTATAAGAAAAATCCATGCCATTGACCGCGCGACCATCCAATAAGAGGTGTAACGAACTATCTCCGCAAATGGAACAGCCGCATCGTTCATGGCTACACCTTGTTTCCAGCCACCGACGGCTAAGGGAACCACGAGCATCACAATTCCAGTGAATGCTATCCAGAAATGAGACGATATTAGAAAATCCATCGGCCACTCTCGACCAAGAATTTTTGGCAATGCGTAATAAACGATGGCGAACATCGCCATGCTAAATACCCCGTAGAAGATGAGGAAGTGGTGAGCATCCAGGAGAATAGTAAATTGAGAAACTTCCGCAACGCCCCTAAGAGAAAGCAACACAACGCCCACGCCAGAAATCAACAAAGCGAGTGACGCAAAACTGGTGAATAGGAGAACTCCATTCCCCACAATCTGAGAACGATTCTGCCAGAGAGTACCGAAAAAATTAATACCGGTGATCACAAAAAAGATAATCATCAACAGACTTGCTACGATGCCGGAGGTAATCATCCATGCGGGGAATGGTCCTCCGACGAGTCGGGCGGCTCCCATCCATGTTCCAGCAAGGACAAAAACGAGGAATGCGCGCCGAGCGATTCTGTAAGCCAAAAGGCTCGTACCTAGTAGTTTGGGAATCAGGTAATATAAACCTGCAACCGCAATAGATCCAAACCAGAGCCAAATAAGATTGGAAGCAAACCAGCTGGCAACCAAGGCCTGAACTACGCCAGGAACCGGGTTCACGAACAACATGATTTGCGCGACAATCTGTATCCAGGGAAATATCAGGAAGGCGGCTAATAAAAACCATTGGGAAGCATAAAAGTCCGGGTAACTTCTGTTTTTGAAACACGCGATACCCCAGACACATACGACCAACGAAGAAAGAAATAACGCTAAGCCGACATAGGAAGGAAGTTCCAAAAGCTCAAACGCGTTGAGATCACCCATGAAAATCCCGACAACACCGACCGTTAGTGCGAGGTTCCAAAATACGGCGGCAATGATAAGTACCAACCTGAAACGTAATTGAGTTCCACAAAGCCGTGCCATCAACCAAAGACTAACAGCAAAAGCGATGTTACAGCCAAAGCCGTAAACAAAAGCAGCCGTGTAGACAGCTTGTACGCGTCCCACAGTTAGAAATGCCCAGCTGTTTAAAAACTCCGGATTGTGAGTTTTCCAAGACGCGAGGTATCCAAAGATTGAGGCGAATAAAAGCCACTTAAGCGCTGAAAACAAATAGACGAGAACAGGCGCTTTGGTGGAACGATCGATGGCCGCCGTTCCTGAAAGAGTTAAATTTGATTCCATAGAACTCATTTTAATTAATTATTTTTTCAGCTCCTGGATTACTAGTTTTTGAGCGACTTCGGCAGGAATGCGAACGACACCCTTTTCCTGATCGACCCACCCGTAAGTAGAAAGGACTTCGTTATCATGCGCTTTGAGTTCCGCGCCAGTTGGTGGTGCTGCTTCGTCTCTGACTTCCACTACAGCTGGTGCATCTTCACTGTCTCCCAAGCCGTAGGCCCATAATACCAGGACAGCGAACACTGCAATCGCTACAAGAACAGCAATGATAGATGCCAAAAACGAAAATCCGTCAGGTTTGGTTGAATTATCGGCCATTGTGGTGCAGGGATTCTAAAATTCGTGGATCTTTAACCGGAATGATTTGGGACTTGCCCCAGCTTCGCATGAATGACCAGGCGCAAATTCCACCGATTCCAAGGAAGGCAGCTATATCCCAAAAAGAGATATAAAACGGATAGGAAATATACATATCGTAATCCAAACGCTTGGAAGGAAGTATGTTGAAATATAGATCCAACATATGGAAGGAGAGTAACCAGATGCATATAAAAATCATTCGGTTCACCTTCACTTTGTTGGCGTAGAAAAGCAGGTAGATAAAAGGGAATAGGAAGTAACCAAAGATCAGACCCATACTTATCGTCCACCACGCACCTTGCTCGCGCATATTATACCAAAAGGTTTCTTCAGGAATATTTGCATTATAAATCAGGAAATACTGGGAAAAACTGATGTAAGCCCAGAACACGGTAAACGCTAACATGATACACCCCAAGTCATACATATGACCACGTTTGAAGAATCCGGTTAACGGGCCATTCTTGTATACTTGAATGATACAAACCAAGGCGGTAACCGCCAAGGCAGCCCGCATGCTTGCGGCAAAAAACCACACACCAAACATGGTTGAAAACCAGTGAAATTCAATGGACTTAATCCAGTCGATGGAGGCAAAAGTCAAAGCAAGGGCCGTAAACATAATGCCCCATGCTGAGTGGAAAAGCAGTTTCTTACTCCAGGCAGGATTCCCATCAGCATCTTGAGCTTTGCTCAATTTGCGGAGCCTGTTTGCGAGATAACACCAACCAACAAAATAAATAGCACACCGAACCAAAAAGGCGGTTTCGTTGAGCCACCAGGCTTTTTTCTGATAAAGCACATCATCGGCTACAGCTCTTGCATCCAACCATTTCCATATGAACCCTGAATTATCGTCGCCCATCAAAAAGCTGATGACCAGGAAAGGAACAAAAATCAGCGCCAACCAGGGAAAGATCGAAAGACCATGTTCCAACTGACGACGAGGAATCGTGGACCATCCCGAACCAAAAACATGGTGAATCATGGTTAGCATTATCATACCCACGCCGATGCTAAGGTAGAAAATGAACATGATTAAGAGCCCATAGGCAGGACGTGGATTATGATCAGCCACACCTGAAAATACGCCGAGCAGAGTTATCGCTAAAAATACAATTCCTCCGATAAGGAAGATTTTCGACCAGGGTTTTTTACTGGAAGATGAAGCAGTGGCAGCTCCTGCAGTTGTTACTTCGCTGTTCATAGTCCCAAATCCTTTCTGTTGGCCGGCGGCACATCATTGACTGACGCATTTTGCGAACGTTGAATTACCCGCAAATAGGCAATCACGGCCCAGCGATCTTCAGCAGAAAGCTTATCACGGTAGTAACCCATAAGGCCTTTGCCATTGGTCAAGGTATTGAAAATTTCACCTTCAGCGATGTCCCGTAGACGGTCATCGTGGAAACTGGCCACAATATTCATACCGCGCGGCTTGGTGACTCCATTGCCATCCCCCACGCCTCCGTGGCAAACGGCACAATAAATACCGTAGCGTTCTTTGCCACGATTAATCAAATCGTCAGTTACTGGCATCGGAAAGCCTCTCGCCCATTCCTCACCCTTCTTTCCGAAGTGAAGAAATTCGTCATCCTTCAAAAGACCGCGAGCAACGGTTCCCGCAATAGGAAGGCGATCCGTACGACCATCAGCAAAAAACGTACTGGTGCCCTGCGGCTTATATTTCGATTGGTCATCCATGTCTGGAAACATTTCCAAAGGTGGCTTGGTAAATGATCCTCCGCGGAATCCTAAAATGGAAACCACTGCGGCGACGGCTAATGCAAATGCGAACAGGAAATATCTCATGATTAGTCTTCCAACTCCTGTATGTTAGTTCCGCCTATTTCCTGCAGGAACGTGCGGGTTTTTTCTGCGTCATAAAGCGGGTCGGCAGCTTCAATCGTTATACGTAAAATGTCGTCTGTTGTTCCGGCAAAGTTCTTTGCCTTCATCGCCGGGTGGTAATGCCGGGGAAGCCCATTTAGAATAAACATTCCGGCGATGGTAGAAAGTGCAGCGAGAAGGATGGTGAGCTCATACATGACCGGGAATGGAAATACCGGACTAAACAAGGGTTTACCACCAACGATCAACGGGTAGTCGAAATAGTTCATGTACCACACCAGAAACAAACCGATAATGAATCCAGTGGTTCCGCCAATGAAGGTAAAGAAAGGCACCTTGGAACGTTTCAAGCCCATGGCATCGTCCAATCCGTGAACAGGGAAAGGGGTGAGTACATCCCAGGATTTGAATCCTTCATCACGACATTTTTCAGCCGCCTTCATCAGAATCAAAGGGTTTTCAAAATCGGCCATGAGACCGTATATTTTATTGTCCGCCATACAAAAATTCTCCGATTAGTGGTGTCCTCCTTCGTAGTGGTGCGGATCTGCCTGCGGGGTCACGGCCTTCACTTCAGCGATGGCAATGAGTGGTAGGAAGCGCAAGAAGAGAAGGAACAGTGTAGAGAAGACTCCAAACGTTCCGAAGAAAGTAAAAATATCGACCGCGGTCGGAGAATAGTATCCCCAACTTGAGGGTAAGAAATCTCGGGCGAGCGAAGTGACCGCGATCACGAAGCGTTCGAACCACATACCGACATTTACAAAAATGGAGATGATCCAAACGACATGAGGTCGATGGCGGATCCACTTAAACCAAAACAACTGGGGACATATCACATTACAGGAAAACATCGTAATGTAAGCCCAGGAGTAGATACCAAAAGCTCGATTAAAGAACGCGAAAATCTCATACGGATTTGCTCCGTAGAACGCTATGAAGAATTCCATCGAGTAGGCATACCCAACAATCGTCCCGGTTGCTAATGTGATCTTACACATGCAATCGATGTGATGTTGGGTTATCAGATCATGTAGTCCGTAAATGGCACGCAAAGGGAGCATCAAGGTTAACACCATTCCAAATCCGGAAAAGATAGCACCCGCTACAAAGTACGGTGGAAAAATGGTAGTGTGCCAACCAGGAATCAAGGCAACCGCGAAGTCGAAGGATACAATCGTATGAACCGAAAGAACCAGAGGCGTTGAAAGCCCGGCTAACAACAGGTATGCCATTTCGTAGTTGCTCCAATTGCGGTTGGAACCTCGCCAACCCATGGAGAAAATACCGTAAACGATTTTGCGAAACTTTGATTTTGCGCGATCACGCAGGGTAGCCAAATCCGGAAGCAGACCTACATACCAGAATGCAACCGATACAG is a window encoding:
- the proC gene encoding pyrroline-5-carboxylate reductase; protein product: MSVSSKIGFWGSGNMASAMMRGLISKQVVKPEQIYCISEFGRGAGAFAKETGANSLGNSSEDLIEASDILVLAFKPQQLDTQAEAVQKINNRLVLSILAGTSLEKLARAIPNAGTLVRTMPNTPGRISEGITAYCSNKTLEDSDKEILKAVLGSLGQVFQIDESMMDVHTAVAGSGPAYVFEFIAALAEAGTQEGLPPEMALQIAKQTVFGAAALAKQAEEHPEELRNQVTSKGGTTQAGLEAMSSANFREMIRDTVRAAKLRSIEMGK
- a CDS encoding cytochrome c, producing MTEDQSNFKSSEEVEDSNLVSLNDKNTFISPETIGYLAIVFSIILAVIYLARFSGGFDSNEYLESSSIASEMANLGGGSGTAGAGEVAAFDPVKEGKKIYQTNCMACHQVNGQGMVGAFPPLAESEWVAKNPQLLARIVLAGMQGPIMVKGTGYNSIMAPLGSVLNDEKIAHVLTYVRQEWGNTSGPVDAAVVAEAREQTGQRGMWTVEELKPWDTE
- a CDS encoding cbb3-type cytochrome c oxidase subunit II codes for the protein MKSFASLFFVLLIGITSSSYFLLLQGAKELSPSELETSLKVSDEDVIIIGHEGLAGRGQKVYRELGCVVCHTQQTRRPGYGGDFGRDWGSRQSVARDYVLQDQVILGNKRIGPDLSNVGSRHDAAWFFAHLNKPSDVSEVSNMPSYPFLFKKREFSGTLSANALVLVGNDTPAEGFEIVPTDDAVALVAYLQSLNMDYDLPESKRIK
- a CDS encoding cbb3-type cytochrome c oxidase subunit I, with the translated sequence MESNLTLSGTAAIDRSTKAPVLVYLFSALKWLLFASIFGYLASWKTHNPEFLNSWAFLTVGRVQAVYTAAFVYGFGCNIAFAVSLWLMARLCGTQLRFRLVLIIAAVFWNLALTVGVVGIFMGDLNAFELLELPSYVGLALFLSSLVVCVWGIACFKNRSYPDFYASQWFLLAAFLIFPWIQIVAQIMLFVNPVPGVVQALVASWFASNLIWLWFGSIAVAGLYYLIPKLLGTSLLAYRIARRAFLVFVLAGTWMGAARLVGGPFPAWMITSGIVASLLMIIFFVITGINFFGTLWQNRSQIVGNGVLLFTSFASLALLISGVGVVLLSLRGVAEVSQFTILLDAHHFLIFYGVFSMAMFAIVYYALPKILGREWPMDFLISSHFWIAFTGIVMLVVPLAVGGWKQGVAMNDAAVPFAEIVRYTSYWMVARSMAWIFLIIGHLALILNVIVIMRADVESCIEDLTRAEEDAVGGVES
- a CDS encoding cytochrome c, which produces MRYFLFAFALAVAAVVSILGFRGGSFTKPPLEMFPDMDDQSKYKPQGTSTFFADGRTDRLPIAGTVARGLLKDDEFLHFGKKGEEWARGFPMPVTDDLINRGKERYGIYCAVCHGGVGDGNGVTKPRGMNIVASFHDDRLRDIAEGEIFNTLTNGKGLMGYYRDKLSAEDRWAVIAYLRVIQRSQNASVNDVPPANRKDLGL
- a CDS encoding DUF3341 domain-containing protein, translating into MADNKIYGLMADFENPLILMKAAEKCRDEGFKSWDVLTPFPVHGLDDAMGLKRSKVPFFTFIGGTTGFIIGLFLVWYMNYFDYPLIVGGKPLFSPVFPFPVMYELTILLAALSTIAGMFILNGLPRHYHPAMKAKNFAGTTDDILRITIEAADPLYDAEKTRTFLQEIGGTNIQELED
- the nrfD gene encoding polysulfide reductase NrfD, coding for MAFSDQFSLDLKTPASPEILAEVKPAHLPRPKLVENDRSFGWITQKVCGIVEAKTPVWWWVAFACAVSLASFTVMGLFYLVSTGVGVWGLSNPMNWGWAIVNFVFWIGIGHAGTLISAILCLLKQPWRTTINRAAEAMTIFAVACAGIFPVFHVGRVWFAWWLFPLPNANAIWPNFRSPLLWDVFAVSTYATVSVAFWYVGLLPDLATLRDRAKSKFRKIVYGIFSMGWRGSNRNWSNYEMAYLLLAGLSTPLVLSVHTIVSFDFAVALIPGWHTTIFPPYFVAGAIFSGFGMVLTLMLPLRAIYGLHDLITQHHIDCMCKITLATGTIVGYAYSMEFFIAFYGANPYEIFAFFNRAFGIYSWAYITMFSCNVICPQLFWFKWIRHRPHVVWIISIFVNVGMWFERFVIAVTSLARDFLPSSWGYYSPTAVDIFTFFGTFGVFSTLFLLFLRFLPLIAIAEVKAVTPQADPHHYEGGHH